In Pelosinus sp. UFO1, one genomic interval encodes:
- a CDS encoding TetR/AcrR family transcriptional regulator translates to MARPKEFERKEALAQAMKVFWLKGYDGTSIPDLIEAMAISRSSLYDTFGDKRQLFCETIEYYAAMVRQRRREILASAPSLRQGIACFLQEIIDLAVHEGYPGGCFFTNTATALVTADQETREIIQGSAEKMEDELTAFIAQWQDRGELAAGRDVRSLARFFVALATGMNVDARRRCNRGVLEDMAKVALTVLN, encoded by the coding sequence ATGGCGAGACCCAAAGAATTTGAAAGAAAAGAAGCCTTGGCTCAAGCCATGAAGGTCTTTTGGCTAAAGGGTTATGATGGTACGAGTATTCCCGACTTAATAGAAGCAATGGCAATAAGTCGGTCTAGTTTGTATGATACTTTTGGTGACAAAAGGCAACTGTTTTGTGAGACCATAGAGTATTACGCTGCGATGGTTAGGCAACGGCGTAGGGAGATACTGGCATCGGCACCTTCTCTACGACAAGGTATAGCTTGTTTTTTGCAAGAGATAATAGATCTAGCTGTACATGAAGGTTATCCAGGGGGTTGCTTTTTTACCAATACGGCTACGGCATTGGTTACAGCTGACCAAGAGACTCGTGAGATAATACAGGGCAGCGCCGAAAAGATGGAAGACGAGCTGACTGCTTTCATTGCACAGTGGCAAGACCGTGGTGAACTAGCTGCTGGGCGGGATGTTCGGTCTTTGGCTAGGTTCTTCGTGGCTTTAGCTACTGGCATGAATGTAGACGCCAGACGGCGTTGTAACCGCGGTGTTTTGGAAGATATGGCCAAGGTGGCACTAACAGTTTTAAACTGA
- a CDS encoding epoxyqueuosine reductase, which translates to MEEKILEEIRRFVATSLGNRHEETGLIYFSEPLVGYASWDDPLFKEYKNSIGEFHLTPREIFAATLDGNRGAAGTVICWVLPISELARQSNRSQEQWPGREWALTRYFGEEFNCELRRHMVEYLTGLGYQAVAPTLSGVFQCFSDTPVGIASNWSERHAAYAAGLGTFSMNDAFISEAGMAMRLGSVITDLNLLPTLRKEQDYRANCLNCNACISRCPVGAITMSGHDKIKCRNYLFCEESVQLAEKYGGQRTSGCGLCQTRVPCEFKNPRGKNEAI; encoded by the coding sequence ATGGAAGAAAAAATTTTGGAGGAAATTCGTCGGTTCGTAGCGACAAGTCTGGGAAATCGGCATGAGGAAACGGGGTTGATATATTTTTCAGAACCTCTAGTGGGTTATGCATCTTGGGATGATCCCTTGTTCAAGGAGTACAAGAATAGTATTGGTGAGTTTCATCTTACGCCACGCGAAATCTTCGCAGCTACTTTGGATGGTAACAGGGGAGCAGCCGGAACAGTAATCTGTTGGGTCCTGCCTATCAGCGAACTAGCAAGACAAAGTAACCGTTCGCAGGAGCAGTGGCCTGGACGGGAGTGGGCTCTAACTCGATATTTTGGTGAAGAATTTAATTGCGAACTTCGTCGTCATATGGTTGAGTATCTTACTGGACTTGGCTATCAGGCGGTGGCGCCAACACTATCAGGCGTATTTCAGTGTTTTTCAGACACACCAGTAGGCATTGCCTCCAATTGGTCGGAGCGACATGCAGCCTATGCGGCAGGCTTGGGGACTTTCAGTATGAATGATGCATTCATCTCAGAAGCTGGTATGGCTATGCGATTAGGATCAGTCATCACCGACCTAAACCTGCTGCCAACTTTACGAAAAGAACAGGATTACCGAGCCAATTGTTTAAATTGTAATGCCTGTATTTCTCGTTGTCCCGTAGGGGCGATTACGATGAGTGGTCATGATAAGATCAAGTGCCGGAATTATTTATTTTGCGAAGAGTCAGTGCAGTTGGCTGAAAAATATGGTGGTCAAAGGACATCTGGTTGTGGTCTTTGCCAAACTCGTGTACCCTGTGAATTCAAAAATCCAAGGGGAAAAAACGAAGCAATATAA